A window from Shimia isoporae encodes these proteins:
- a CDS encoding phasin, PhaP → MAKAAATDATAFLKDMMGAFPVDTSAFEGAFKNTASLNEKLAGVALSAAEKSSEISSKWTKDTIAKLADMSKAKAEPADYAKAMTDFASAQAEVAAENMAAFAEVAKKVQMDTVELLMAAGKEATEEATAAVKKATDEVTTAAKKATAK, encoded by the coding sequence ATGGCTAAAGCAGCAGCTACCGATGCAACCGCATTCCTGAAAGACATGATGGGTGCATTCCCGGTCGACACTTCTGCATTTGAAGGCGCGTTCAAAAACACCGCGTCTCTGAACGAAAAACTGGCAGGCGTTGCTCTGTCTGCAGCAGAGAAATCTTCTGAGATCTCTTCCAAGTGGACCAAAGACACCATCGCCAAACTGGCTGATATGTCCAAGGCGAAAGCCGAGCCCGCCGACTATGCCAAAGCAATGACCGACTTCGCTTCCGCTCAGGCTGAAGTTGCAGCTGAGAACATGGCCGCTTTCGCTGAAGTTGCGAAAAAGGTTCAGATGGACACCGTCGAGTTGCTCATGGCGGCTGGCAAAGAAGCCACCGAAGAGGCAACCGCCGCTGTAAAAAAGGCTACCGATGAGGTGACTACCGCAGCGAAAAAAGCGACTGCCAAGTAA
- the phaZ gene encoding polyhydroxyalkanoate depolymerase, whose product MRYMATYDFMETMRNTNQWLGATATAMASSPAMALFPNPAIQWMAAWGEVTERSFQRMIVKPDWHIDSFTCEDGKDHIVNVNTVVERPFGDLIHFDVSGRKPMDRKVLLVAPMSGHYATLLRSTVKSLIPDCEVYITDWHNARDIPVSEGKFDIEDYTLYLVDFMKELGADTHVIAVCQPAPLTLAATAYLAEEDPKAQPLSLTLIGGPIDPNAAATDVTDFGHRVTMGQLEETMIQRVGFKYPGVGRMVYPGLLQLYSFMSMNADRHSKAFSDQIMRVAQGEASEHDAHNRFYDEYLAVMDMTAEFYLTTVERIFKKGEIAKNEFVVAGRKVDIGKITTVAVKTVEGAKDDITAPGQCIAALDLCTGLPDNKKASHVEPGAGHYGIFAGKSWRNNIRPLVLEFIDANSPKPKRKAANKNAA is encoded by the coding sequence ATGCGTTACATGGCCACGTATGATTTTATGGAAACCATGCGCAACACCAACCAATGGTTGGGGGCCACCGCCACCGCTATGGCGTCTTCTCCCGCAATGGCGTTGTTCCCGAACCCAGCCATTCAGTGGATGGCGGCTTGGGGCGAAGTCACCGAACGCAGTTTCCAGCGGATGATTGTCAAACCTGACTGGCACATTGACAGCTTTACCTGCGAAGACGGCAAGGATCACATCGTCAACGTCAACACAGTTGTTGAGCGTCCGTTCGGCGACTTGATCCACTTTGACGTTTCCGGCCGCAAGCCGATGGACCGCAAGGTCCTGCTCGTGGCGCCGATGTCCGGCCACTACGCGACCCTGCTTCGCTCCACTGTTAAAAGCCTGATCCCTGACTGCGAAGTCTACATCACAGATTGGCATAATGCGCGCGACATCCCCGTAAGCGAAGGCAAATTCGATATTGAGGATTACACGCTCTATCTTGTCGATTTTATGAAAGAACTCGGTGCCGACACACACGTTATTGCAGTTTGTCAGCCTGCCCCGTTGACCTTGGCAGCAACAGCCTACCTCGCAGAGGAAGACCCCAAGGCTCAGCCTCTTTCGCTCACGCTGATAGGCGGACCAATTGATCCGAATGCCGCCGCTACTGACGTTACCGACTTTGGTCATCGCGTTACCATGGGCCAACTCGAAGAGACCATGATCCAACGTGTTGGCTTCAAATATCCCGGCGTTGGAAGAATGGTTTATCCAGGGCTGCTACAGCTCTATTCCTTTATGTCCATGAACGCCGACCGCCATTCCAAGGCGTTCTCCGATCAAATCATGCGCGTCGCTCAGGGCGAAGCCTCCGAGCATGACGCCCACAATAGATTTTACGATGAATACCTTGCTGTCATGGACATGACTGCGGAATTTTATCTAACAACCGTTGAACGCATCTTCAAAAAGGGCGAAATCGCCAAGAACGAATTTGTTGTCGCGGGCCGCAAGGTGGACATCGGAAAAATCACCACTGTCGCTGTTAAAACCGTTGAGGGCGCCAAAGACGACATCACCGCGCCCGGACAGTGCATCGCCGCCCTCGACCTCTGCACAGGCTTGCCCGACAATAAGAAGGCGAGCCATGTTGAACCTGGCGCAGGACACTACGGGATTTTCGCGGGCAAAAGCTGGCGCAACAACATCCGCCCATTGGTGCTCGAATTTATCGACGCAAACAGTCCCAAACCCAAACGCAAAGCGGCTAACAAGAACGCCGCTTGA
- the phaR gene encoding polyhydroxyalkanoate synthesis repressor PhaR yields MADDNKPLLIKRYASRRLYNTETSDYVTLDDIAGFIRSGREVQIVDLKSGDDLTRQYLLQIIAEHESRGENVLPVNVLNDLVRAYTTQATSMVPQFLQTSFDMLRESQEKVMESMGGGMKMPGFEAMQAQQEAFMKAMTGGMNWGSTQPGEASEKPSEGEELDDIKKQLAELQDKLSKLK; encoded by the coding sequence GTGGCGGACGACAACAAACCACTCTTGATCAAACGCTACGCCAGCCGGCGCCTGTACAACACTGAGACCAGCGACTACGTCACGCTGGACGACATAGCCGGCTTCATCCGGTCGGGCCGCGAAGTTCAGATCGTTGATCTGAAAAGTGGTGACGACCTGACCCGACAGTACCTTTTGCAAATCATTGCCGAACACGAAAGCCGGGGCGAGAATGTCCTGCCGGTGAATGTGTTGAACGATCTCGTTCGGGCCTACACGACGCAAGCAACATCCATGGTGCCCCAGTTTTTGCAGACCTCTTTCGACATGCTGCGCGAGAGCCAGGAAAAAGTCATGGAGAGTATGGGCGGCGGGATGAAGATGCCGGGATTTGAGGCCATGCAGGCCCAGCAAGAAGCCTTTATGAAGGCAATGACTGGCGGGATGAACTGGGGCTCGACGCAACCGGGTGAAGCAAGCGAAAAGCCAAGCGAGGGCGAGGAGCTTGACGACATCAAGAAGCAGCTTGCGGAGTTGCAAGACAAGCTTTCCAAGTTGAAATAG
- the phaC gene encoding class I poly(R)-hydroxyalkanoic acid synthase has translation MTTKDTVPGQNLDLLNANLAKVEELSRRLLDIMGQHKPLRSELNAPEAGMFVNAAAVYWQAMADNPGKVLESQMDLWAKSVKHYVDAQHMLMQGKFAAPQDDTPRDRRFSHEMWQTNPYFNFIKQQYMLNKEAVETAVKNLEGLSIKERQRVEYFSQQIIDMMAPTNFLGTNPEALEKALETDGQSLVDGLENLIDDLEANNGELLVKLADDTAFEIGRNIATAPGKVVFRNRMFELLQFSPTTENVYEVPLLIFPPWINKYYILDLKEQNSLIRWLTDQGYSVFVVSWVNPDPSYSDVGMDTYIEEGFLTAIDQVKQISGQEQINTVGYCIAGTTLNLTLALMKHRGDKSIKSATFFTTLTDFNDQGEFTPFLQNDFIDGIDREIEETGFLRSFIMQRTFSFLRSNDLVYGPAIKSYMMGEAPPAFDLLYWNGDGSGLPGKMAHEYLRRLCQDNQFVNEGVEFCGERLHISDVDVPMCAVTCETDHIARWKDCYSGFQKAKSRSKTFIVSQSGHIAGIVNPPSKKKYGHYTNKDLKGSADEWMAGATFHEGSWWPRWDTWLSSRSGKKIAARVPGDSTHKAMADAPGSYVLKRAII, from the coding sequence ATGACAACAAAAGACACAGTTCCGGGCCAGAATTTGGACCTCTTGAACGCCAATCTGGCCAAAGTCGAAGAATTATCGCGCCGCCTTTTGGACATTATGGGGCAGCATAAGCCATTGAGATCAGAGCTAAATGCGCCGGAAGCCGGAATGTTTGTCAATGCGGCTGCTGTCTATTGGCAGGCAATGGCAGACAACCCCGGAAAAGTCCTCGAAAGTCAGATGGATCTCTGGGCAAAGTCGGTTAAGCACTACGTTGATGCGCAGCACATGTTGATGCAAGGCAAGTTTGCTGCACCGCAGGATGACACGCCAAGGGACCGGCGATTCTCCCACGAAATGTGGCAAACCAACCCCTACTTCAACTTCATCAAGCAGCAGTACATGCTCAATAAAGAGGCAGTCGAGACAGCTGTAAAAAATCTTGAAGGACTGTCCATCAAGGAGCGCCAGCGGGTTGAATATTTCAGCCAGCAGATCATCGATATGATGGCCCCCACCAATTTTTTGGGTACCAACCCAGAGGCGCTTGAAAAGGCTTTGGAGACGGACGGACAGTCACTGGTCGACGGTCTTGAAAACCTGATTGATGATCTCGAGGCCAACAACGGTGAGCTTTTGGTAAAGCTTGCGGATGACACTGCGTTCGAAATCGGACGCAACATTGCGACAGCCCCCGGCAAAGTGGTTTTCCGCAATCGTATGTTCGAGTTGTTGCAGTTTTCACCCACGACCGAGAATGTCTATGAGGTGCCTTTGCTGATCTTTCCGCCGTGGATCAACAAGTACTACATCCTCGACCTTAAAGAGCAGAACAGCCTGATCCGCTGGCTCACCGACCAAGGGTACTCCGTCTTTGTGGTCAGTTGGGTTAACCCTGACCCGAGTTATTCCGATGTGGGTATGGACACCTATATCGAAGAGGGTTTCTTGACCGCGATCGACCAAGTCAAACAGATCAGCGGGCAGGAGCAGATCAATACCGTCGGCTATTGTATCGCGGGGACGACTCTCAACCTCACTCTGGCGCTTATGAAGCACCGTGGGGACAAGTCTATCAAGTCGGCGACCTTCTTTACGACGCTTACCGATTTCAACGATCAGGGAGAGTTTACGCCATTCCTTCAGAATGATTTCATCGATGGAATTGATCGGGAGATCGAGGAGACGGGGTTCTTGCGTTCGTTCATCATGCAACGCACCTTCAGTTTTCTGCGGTCCAACGACCTAGTGTATGGGCCAGCGATCAAGTCGTACATGATGGGAGAGGCGCCACCTGCTTTTGACCTACTATATTGGAACGGAGACGGATCGGGACTTCCGGGCAAGATGGCGCATGAATATTTGCGGCGCCTTTGTCAGGACAACCAGTTTGTAAATGAGGGTGTCGAGTTTTGCGGCGAGCGTTTGCATATTTCCGATGTGGATGTGCCGATGTGCGCGGTCACTTGCGAGACAGACCACATCGCACGTTGGAAAGACTGCTACTCCGGCTTTCAGAAAGCCAAAAGCCGATCGAAGACCTTTATTGTCTCGCAGTCGGGCCACATCGCGGGCATCGTTAACCCACCGAGTAAGAAAAAGTATGGTCACTATACGAACAAGGACCTGAAAGGCTCCGCCGACGAATGGATGGCGGGGGCTACTTTTCATGAAGGATCCTGGTGGCCACGTTGGGATACATGGCTGTCTTCGAGGTCTGGAAAGAAAATTGCAGCACGTGTCCCCGGCGATTCGACACATAAAGCCATGGCCGACGCGCCTGGTTCATATGTTTTGAAGCGGGCAATTATCTGA